A section of the Hypomesus transpacificus isolate Combined female chromosome 1, fHypTra1, whole genome shotgun sequence genome encodes:
- the tbc1d2 gene encoding TBC1 domain family member 2A isoform X1, with product MEVEGPEGNPSSAWSPSYPARAEVFSAADGADHITTPGSSEENTPHTNTMGQSTLEHQSSQVPPELAPSRGDHQAEERPAPDTADLQGREDHSPVRDHQEERVSVRGSATSPKENAHGEVPAESTTPNSLQTIPPPPPVDHQVTSEQPQLQKQPPSSQLCGYLHKLGGPLKAWKLRWFTYEEKKSQLFYYRTAQDVAPLGRVELRSATLGYPLKGESGTFHIQTPERTFVLKAANQEAMMYWLQQLQIKRWQHRDQLTERANRPSTANHAPGPATDNHCSDSFLPVVKMPWGLVGEGAASRPAPTQKTPLSSMSIKHPLIHIQNSVHSLRSKRSSQELSQSVFHIETPTWNPAEATQTPSPSALDRLTPTPPASPLLVDPAGRRSPGEHRPSLSPLPSPSPRTMRNRWGNSATMPSFGRDTSSPDRMVQLQQEKHMLAEEVKAQKELVWLLHKALEAAQLEKRTCTEFLAADGEQERLELLRHRERQAVDTRCRLEEMRTEVDGLRRSLVEREAHVAELQGNIKLMMDKNQAKQQVIMKLSEKLASNMTDPRPAETSTNQLQTATLQQQDLENLRDDIEAYKTQNKFLNSEIHQLTKLWRNSSEQEKSLMVKCASLEASHCGKESRYLAVLRKLLENKALEPAQRQAVRQLISESLQGDLENNLNLVPVREHDEYGFKIIPDYEVEDMQLLAKIQSLEIRSHNLLHQEAGDHPLLSRWAQLLGGRPCHELSPSPELKTLLRAGVPQEYRQKVWSWLVRSRTRSTRERLPDRYQQLCQKSHTSPHPASRQIQLDLHRTLTTNQKFSSPSSPALQQLERILLAFSWQNPGIGYCQGLNRLAAIALLVLQSEEEAFWCLVAVVEVIMPQDYYTKNLLASQADQRVLKDFMAEKMPRLMLHCEEHSVDVSLITFNWFLVAFVESLPSDILLKVWDAFLFEGTKVMFRYALALFKYKEEDILKIHDNVEIYQYLRFFTKTISDGRKLTNIAFVDMNPFPGRLLRSRRAVHLERLQGELRDLEAQQWEFVSESPRRKDKDLDMVSEDEEEL from the exons atggaggtagagggCCCAGAAGGAAATCCCAGCTCTGCCTGGTCTCCCTCGTATCCTGCCAGAGCAGAAGTCTTCAGCGCAGCGGATGGAGCTGATCATATCACAACACCAGGGAGCTCTGAAGAGAACActcctcacacaaacaccatggGCCAATCCACGCTGGAGCACCAGAGCAGCCAGGTCCCACCAGAGCTTGCTCCCAGCAGAGGTGACCACCAGGCGGAAGAGCGACCGGCTCCCGACACCGCAGACCTCCAGGGAAGAGAGGATCACTCTCCTGTCAGGGATCACCAGGAGGAAAGGGTGTCCGTTAGAGGATCTGCTACCTCCCCCAAAGAGAACGCCCACGGAGAGGTTCCCGCCGAATCAACGACCCCCAACTCCCTCCAGACcatcccacctccccctcccgtcGACCACCAGGTCACCTCCGAACAACCCCAACTCCAGAAGCAGCCCCCCAGCTCCCAGCTGTGCGGCTACCTTCACAAGCTTGGAGGACCTCTGAAGGCGTGGAAGCTGCGTTGGTTCACCTACGAGGAGAAGAAGAGCCAGCTGTTCTACTATAGGACGGCCCAGGATGTGGCCCCGCTGGGCCGAGTGGAGCTGCGTAGCGCCACGCTAGGATACCCCCTCAAGGGAGAGTCCGGAACCTTCCACATACAGACCCCTGAGCGCACCTTCGTCCTTAAG GCAGCCAACCAGGAAGCGATGATGTACTGGCTGCAGCAGCTGCAAATTAAGAGATGGCAGCATCGAGACCAACTGACGGAGCGAGCTAACAGGCCCAGCACAGCCAACCACGCACCAGGACCAGCCACAGACAACCACTGCTCAG ACAGCTTCCTGCCCGTGGTGAAGATGCCCTGGGGTCTGGTGGGTGAGGGGGCAGCCAGCCGGCCAGCACCGACTCAGAAGACCCCTCTGAGTAGCATGTCTATCAAACATCCCCTCATACACATCCA GAACTCGGTGCACAGTCTACGTTCCAAGCGCTCGTCCCAGGAGCTCAGCCAGAGCGTGTTCCACATTGAGACCCCAACTTGGAACCCAGCGGAAGCCACCCAGACCCCGTCTCCCTCAGCGCTGGACAGACTCA CACCTACACCCCCGGCCAGCCCTCTGCTGGTTGACCCTGCAGGAAGGCGTTCTCCGGGGGAGCACAGACCCTCCTTGTCCCCCCTGCCGTCTCCATCTCCACGGACCATGAGGAACAGGTGGGGCAACTCTGCCACCATGCCCTCCTTCGGCAGAGACACGTCCTCTCCAGACAGGATGGTCCAGCTCCAGCAGGAGAAACACATGCTGGCCGAGGAGGTCAAAGCCCAGAAG gAGCTGGTGTGGCTCCTACACAAGGCCCTGGAGGCCGCACAGCTGGAGAAGCGGACGTGCACCGAGTTCCTGGCGGCCGACGGCGAGCAGGAGCGGCTTGAGCTGCTGAGGCACCGCGAGCGGCAGGCCGTCGACACTCGCTGCCgactggaggagatgaggaccGAGGTGGACGGGCTGAGGAGGAGCCTGGTTGAGAGGGAGGCTCACGTGGCAGAGCTGCAGGGCAACATCAAGCTGATGATGGACAAGAACCAGGCCAAACAgcag GTGATCATGAAGCTGTCTGAAAAGTTAGCGTCCAATATgactgaccccagaccagccGAGACTTCCACCAACCAGCTTCAGACCGCCACTCTCCAGCAGCAGGATCTGGAGAACCTCAGG GATGACATAGAAGCTTACAAAACTCAGAACAAATTCCTAAACTCAGAGATCCACCAGTTGACCAAGCTATGGAGAAACAGCTCAGAGCAGGAGAAAAGCTTGATGGTGAAG TGTGCCTCCCTGGAGGCCAGCCACTGTGGGAAGGAGAGTCGGTACCTGGCGGTTCTGAGGAAACTCTTGGAGAACAAGGCTCTAGAACCGGCCCAGCGCCAGGCAGTCAGGCAGCTCATCAGCGAGTCTCTCCAAGGAGACCTGGAGAACAATCTGAACCTCGTCCCAGTCAG agagCACGACGAATACGGCTTCAAGATCATCCCCGACTACGAGGTGGAGGACATGCAGCTGCTGGCCAAGATCCAGTCTCTGGAGATCCGCTCCCACAACCTGCTGCACCAGGAGGCCGGAGACCATCCGCTGCTCAGCCGCTGGGCTCAGCTCCTGGGCGGACGCCCCTGCCACgagctctccccctccccggaGCTGAAGACCCTGCTCCGGGCCGGCGTCCCACAGGAGTATCGGCAGAAGGTCTGGAGCTGGTTGGTGAGGAGTCGCACGCGCTCCACGAGAGAGCGCCTCCCCGACCGCTACCAACAG CTGTGCCAGAAGAGTCACACGTCTCCCCATCCAGCCTCCAGACAGATCCAATTGGACCTCCACCGAACACTCACCACCAATCAGAAATTCAGTTCCCCCTCTAGCCCTGCCCTGCAACAGCTGGAACGCATCCTATTGGCCTTCTCCTGGCAGAACCCTGGGATTGGCTACTGCCAAGGGCTGAACAG actggcAGCCATCGCCCTGCTGGTGCTGCAGAGCGAGGAGGAGGCGTTCTGGTGCTTGGTGGCGGTGGTGGAGGTCATCATGCCTCAGGACTACTATACCAAAAACCTGCTAGCATCTCAG GCAGACCAGCGCGTGCTGAAAGACTTCATGGCAGAGAAGATGCCGAGGTTGATGCTGCACTGTGAGGAGCATAGCGTGGACGTGTCCCTCATCACCTTCAACTGGTTCCTGGTGGCCTTCGTAGAGAGCCTGCCCAGCGACATCCTGCTGAAGGTGTGGGACGCCTTCCTCTTCGAGGGCACCAAG GTGATGTTTCGTTATGCGCTGGCCCTCTTCAAGTACAAAGAAGAGGACATCTTGAAGATCCACGACAACGTGGAGATCTACCAGTACCTGCGTTTCTTCACCAAGACCATCTCAGACGGAAG GAAGCTGACCAACATCGCCTTCGTGGACATGAACCCGTTCCCAGGCCGGCTGCTGCGGAGCCGGCGTGCAGTACACCTGGAgcgcctgcagggggagctgcgGGACCTGGAGGCGCAGCAGTGGGAGTTTGTCTCGGAGAGCCCCCGTAGGAAGGACAAGGACCTGGACATGGTcagcgaggacgaggaggagctgTGA
- the tbc1d2 gene encoding TBC1 domain family member 2A isoform X2 — protein MEVEGPEGNPSSAWSPSYPARAEVFSAADGADHITTPGSSEENTPHTNTMGQSTLEHQSSQVPPELAPSRGDHQAEERPAPDTADLQGREDHSPVRDHQEERVSVRGSATSPKENAHGEVPAESTTPNSLQTIPPPPPVDHQVTSEQPQLQKQPPSSQLCGYLHKLGGPLKAWKLRWFTYEEKKSQLFYYRTAQDVAPLGRVELRSATLGYPLKGESGTFHIQTPERTFVLKAANQEAMMYWLQQLQIKRWQHRDQLTERANRPSTANHAPGPATDNHCSDSFLPVVKMPWGLVGEGAASRPAPTQKTPLSSMSIKHPLIHIQNSVHSLRSKRSSQELSQSVFHIETPTWNPAEATQTPSPSALDRLTPTPPASPLLVDPAGRRSPGEHRPSLSPLPSPSPRTMRNRWGNSATMPSFGRDTSSPDRMVQLQQEKHMLAEEVKAQKELVWLLHKALEAAQLEKRTCTEFLAADGEQERLELLRHRERQAVDTRCRLEEMRTEVDGLRRSLVEREAHVAELQGNIKLMMDKNQAKQQVIMKLSEKLASNMTDPRPAETSTNQLQTATLQQQDLENLRDDIEAYKTQNKFLNSEIHQLTKLWRNSSEQEKSLMVKCASLEASHCGKESRYLAVLRKLLENKALEPAQRQAVRQLISESLQGDLENNLNLVPVREHDEYGFKIIPDYEVEDMQLLAKIQSLEIRSHNLLHQEAGDHPLLSRWAQLLGGRPCHELSPSPELKTLLRAGVPQEYRQKVWSWLVRSRTRSTRERLPDRYQQLCQKSHTSPHPASRQIQLDLHRTLTTNQKFSSPSSPALQQLERILLAFSWQNPGIGYCQGLNRLAAIALLVLQSEEEAFWCLVAVVEVIMPQDYYTKNLLASQADQRVLKDFMAEKMPRLMLHCEEHSVDVSLITFNWFLVAFVESLPSDILLKVWDAFLFEGTKVRPR, from the exons atggaggtagagggCCCAGAAGGAAATCCCAGCTCTGCCTGGTCTCCCTCGTATCCTGCCAGAGCAGAAGTCTTCAGCGCAGCGGATGGAGCTGATCATATCACAACACCAGGGAGCTCTGAAGAGAACActcctcacacaaacaccatggGCCAATCCACGCTGGAGCACCAGAGCAGCCAGGTCCCACCAGAGCTTGCTCCCAGCAGAGGTGACCACCAGGCGGAAGAGCGACCGGCTCCCGACACCGCAGACCTCCAGGGAAGAGAGGATCACTCTCCTGTCAGGGATCACCAGGAGGAAAGGGTGTCCGTTAGAGGATCTGCTACCTCCCCCAAAGAGAACGCCCACGGAGAGGTTCCCGCCGAATCAACGACCCCCAACTCCCTCCAGACcatcccacctccccctcccgtcGACCACCAGGTCACCTCCGAACAACCCCAACTCCAGAAGCAGCCCCCCAGCTCCCAGCTGTGCGGCTACCTTCACAAGCTTGGAGGACCTCTGAAGGCGTGGAAGCTGCGTTGGTTCACCTACGAGGAGAAGAAGAGCCAGCTGTTCTACTATAGGACGGCCCAGGATGTGGCCCCGCTGGGCCGAGTGGAGCTGCGTAGCGCCACGCTAGGATACCCCCTCAAGGGAGAGTCCGGAACCTTCCACATACAGACCCCTGAGCGCACCTTCGTCCTTAAG GCAGCCAACCAGGAAGCGATGATGTACTGGCTGCAGCAGCTGCAAATTAAGAGATGGCAGCATCGAGACCAACTGACGGAGCGAGCTAACAGGCCCAGCACAGCCAACCACGCACCAGGACCAGCCACAGACAACCACTGCTCAG ACAGCTTCCTGCCCGTGGTGAAGATGCCCTGGGGTCTGGTGGGTGAGGGGGCAGCCAGCCGGCCAGCACCGACTCAGAAGACCCCTCTGAGTAGCATGTCTATCAAACATCCCCTCATACACATCCA GAACTCGGTGCACAGTCTACGTTCCAAGCGCTCGTCCCAGGAGCTCAGCCAGAGCGTGTTCCACATTGAGACCCCAACTTGGAACCCAGCGGAAGCCACCCAGACCCCGTCTCCCTCAGCGCTGGACAGACTCA CACCTACACCCCCGGCCAGCCCTCTGCTGGTTGACCCTGCAGGAAGGCGTTCTCCGGGGGAGCACAGACCCTCCTTGTCCCCCCTGCCGTCTCCATCTCCACGGACCATGAGGAACAGGTGGGGCAACTCTGCCACCATGCCCTCCTTCGGCAGAGACACGTCCTCTCCAGACAGGATGGTCCAGCTCCAGCAGGAGAAACACATGCTGGCCGAGGAGGTCAAAGCCCAGAAG gAGCTGGTGTGGCTCCTACACAAGGCCCTGGAGGCCGCACAGCTGGAGAAGCGGACGTGCACCGAGTTCCTGGCGGCCGACGGCGAGCAGGAGCGGCTTGAGCTGCTGAGGCACCGCGAGCGGCAGGCCGTCGACACTCGCTGCCgactggaggagatgaggaccGAGGTGGACGGGCTGAGGAGGAGCCTGGTTGAGAGGGAGGCTCACGTGGCAGAGCTGCAGGGCAACATCAAGCTGATGATGGACAAGAACCAGGCCAAACAgcag GTGATCATGAAGCTGTCTGAAAAGTTAGCGTCCAATATgactgaccccagaccagccGAGACTTCCACCAACCAGCTTCAGACCGCCACTCTCCAGCAGCAGGATCTGGAGAACCTCAGG GATGACATAGAAGCTTACAAAACTCAGAACAAATTCCTAAACTCAGAGATCCACCAGTTGACCAAGCTATGGAGAAACAGCTCAGAGCAGGAGAAAAGCTTGATGGTGAAG TGTGCCTCCCTGGAGGCCAGCCACTGTGGGAAGGAGAGTCGGTACCTGGCGGTTCTGAGGAAACTCTTGGAGAACAAGGCTCTAGAACCGGCCCAGCGCCAGGCAGTCAGGCAGCTCATCAGCGAGTCTCTCCAAGGAGACCTGGAGAACAATCTGAACCTCGTCCCAGTCAG agagCACGACGAATACGGCTTCAAGATCATCCCCGACTACGAGGTGGAGGACATGCAGCTGCTGGCCAAGATCCAGTCTCTGGAGATCCGCTCCCACAACCTGCTGCACCAGGAGGCCGGAGACCATCCGCTGCTCAGCCGCTGGGCTCAGCTCCTGGGCGGACGCCCCTGCCACgagctctccccctccccggaGCTGAAGACCCTGCTCCGGGCCGGCGTCCCACAGGAGTATCGGCAGAAGGTCTGGAGCTGGTTGGTGAGGAGTCGCACGCGCTCCACGAGAGAGCGCCTCCCCGACCGCTACCAACAG CTGTGCCAGAAGAGTCACACGTCTCCCCATCCAGCCTCCAGACAGATCCAATTGGACCTCCACCGAACACTCACCACCAATCAGAAATTCAGTTCCCCCTCTAGCCCTGCCCTGCAACAGCTGGAACGCATCCTATTGGCCTTCTCCTGGCAGAACCCTGGGATTGGCTACTGCCAAGGGCTGAACAG actggcAGCCATCGCCCTGCTGGTGCTGCAGAGCGAGGAGGAGGCGTTCTGGTGCTTGGTGGCGGTGGTGGAGGTCATCATGCCTCAGGACTACTATACCAAAAACCTGCTAGCATCTCAG GCAGACCAGCGCGTGCTGAAAGACTTCATGGCAGAGAAGATGCCGAGGTTGATGCTGCACTGTGAGGAGCATAGCGTGGACGTGTCCCTCATCACCTTCAACTGGTTCCTGGTGGCCTTCGTAGAGAGCCTGCCCAGCGACATCCTGCTGAAGGTGTGGGACGCCTTCCTCTTCGAGGGCACCAAGGTACGTCCAAG GTGA